The Sphaerospermopsis torques-reginae ITEP-024 genome has a window encoding:
- the rfbC gene encoding dTDP-4-dehydrorhamnose 3,5-epimerase — translation MIFTETNLPGAFIIDLEEKPDHRGFFARTFCAQEFAEHGLKPTVAQCNLSFNHKKGTLRGMHYQIAPATETKLIRCTQGAIYDVIVDMRPESPTYLSHIGVELSAENRRALYVPEMFAHGYQALTDGAEVVYQVGEFYTPGYERGLLFDDPLLGISWPLAVTEISEKDRNWSLLESILIGV, via the coding sequence ATGATTTTTACAGAAACAAATCTTCCTGGAGCATTCATTATTGACTTAGAAGAAAAACCAGATCATCGTGGTTTTTTTGCTCGGACTTTCTGCGCTCAAGAATTTGCTGAACATGGTTTAAAGCCAACTGTTGCCCAATGTAATCTTTCTTTTAATCATAAAAAAGGCACATTGCGAGGAATGCACTATCAAATTGCACCCGCAACTGAAACAAAATTAATTCGTTGTACTCAGGGGGCAATTTATGATGTAATTGTGGATATGCGTCCTGAATCTCCAACATATCTGTCGCATATTGGTGTGGAACTGAGTGCAGAAAATCGCCGCGCTTTATATGTACCAGAAATGTTTGCTCATGGCTATCAAGCTTTAACAGATGGGGCTGAAGTTGTTTATCAAGTGGGTGAATTTTACACCCCTGGTTATGAGCGTGGTTTGCTTTTTGATGATCCACTTTTAGGAATTTCTTGGCCTTTGGCTGTCACTGAAATATCTGAAAAAGATCGCAATTGGTCTTTACTAGAATCTATTTTAATAGGAGTTTAA
- a CDS encoding NAD(P)H-dependent oxidoreductase, protein MIIVDKALQARAELGNPVKVAMIGAGFMGRGIANQIINSVPGMELVAIANRHIETAKRAYLEAGIENFQTVSSVVDLEEAIAQGGYAVTEDAMLLCAAEGIDAIIEVTGTIEYAAHLVMRAIAHQKHIILMNAELDGTIGLILKVHADRAGVILTACDGDQPGVEMNLYRFVKSIGLTPLLCGNIKGLQDPYRNPTTQAGFAQRWGQNPAMVTSFADGTKISFEQAIVANGTGMKVAKRGMLGYEYTGHVDEMTKMYDIDKLKELGGIVDYVVGTKPSPGVFVFATHEDPKQRHYLNLYKLGEGPLYSFYTPYHLCHFEVPLSVARAVLFHDAVLAPIAGPVVDVVATAKIDLKAGETLDGIGYYMTYGQCENSEIVQRENLLPMGIAEGCRLKRDIEKDQVLTYDDVELPEGRLCDRLRAEQTAYFGPAKTLAGVK, encoded by the coding sequence ATGATTATTGTTGATAAAGCTTTACAAGCTCGTGCTGAATTAGGAAACCCTGTAAAAGTAGCAATGATTGGTGCTGGTTTTATGGGTCGGGGAATTGCCAATCAAATTATTAATTCCGTTCCCGGAATGGAATTAGTTGCGATTGCAAACCGACACATTGAGACAGCAAAAAGAGCTTATTTAGAAGCAGGAATTGAGAATTTTCAAACTGTTTCTAGTGTAGTAGATTTAGAAGAGGCGATCGCTCAAGGTGGATATGCAGTAACAGAAGATGCAATGTTACTGTGTGCAGCAGAAGGAATAGATGCAATTATTGAAGTTACAGGAACAATTGAATATGCTGCTCATTTAGTCATGAGAGCGATCGCCCATCAAAAGCATATCATTTTAATGAATGCAGAATTAGATGGAACAATTGGACTAATTCTCAAAGTTCATGCTGACCGCGCTGGAGTGATTTTAACAGCTTGTGATGGTGATCAACCAGGGGTAGAAATGAACCTCTACCGCTTTGTGAAAAGCATCGGTTTAACACCCTTATTGTGTGGCAATATTAAAGGTTTACAAGACCCCTATCGTAACCCTACAACTCAAGCCGGTTTTGCTCAACGTTGGGGACAAAATCCCGCAATGGTGACAAGTTTTGCAGACGGTACAAAAATTTCCTTTGAACAAGCAATTGTTGCTAACGGCACAGGAATGAAAGTCGCAAAACGGGGAATGTTAGGCTATGAATACACAGGTCATGTTGATGAAATGACCAAAATGTATGACATAGATAAACTCAAAGAATTAGGCGGTATTGTTGACTATGTAGTAGGAACAAAACCCAGTCCTGGAGTATTTGTTTTTGCTACCCATGAAGACCCCAAACAAAGACATTATCTCAATCTTTATAAATTAGGTGAAGGACCCCTTTATAGTTTCTATACTCCCTATCACCTTTGCCATTTTGAAGTACCCCTTTCTGTCGCCCGTGCAGTATTATTTCATGATGCTGTATTAGCTCCCATAGCAGGTCCAGTAGTAGATGTTGTTGCTACTGCCAAAATTGATTTAAAAGCTGGAGAAACATTAGATGGCATTGGTTATTATATGACCTATGGACAATGTGAAAATTCAGAAATTGTGCAGCGAGAAAATTTACTACCAATGGGGATAGCAGAAGGATGTCGCTTAAAGCGTGATATTGAGAAAGATCAAGTCCTCACTTATGATGATGTAGAACTTCCAGAAGGTAGACTTTGTGACAGATTACGTGCTGAACAAACAGCTTATTTTGGTCCTGCGAAAACTTTAGCAGGTGTCAAATAA
- a CDS encoding glycosyltransferase yields MKIALVHDYLTQRGGAERVFELLCKRYPEADIFTSLYDPQKTIDLGERLVKTTFLQNIPGAAKYFRVMAPLYFPAFRALNLEDYDLIISSSTSFAKAVRKKPQAKHICFCHNVTRFLWDTETYLREYGDYRYFAPLIEKIFAMMRNVDLKYSQEPDLYIANSSVVARRIQKIYGKQAIVINYPIDTNQFVFSNTKDEYYLASARMISYKRLDIIVEAFNWLGWNLLISGDGPELERLKSKALGNIEFLGHVTDSKRKDLFSSAKSIIVAALEDYGLVPVEANASGTPVIAYGAGGVLDTQIPGKTGVFFKRQTPDSLQAALLEARGISWNYENIRNHAVNNFSEQAFFSKVEDILVQFAGVHHSFI; encoded by the coding sequence ATGAAAATAGCTCTAGTCCATGATTACTTAACCCAGCGCGGTGGGGCAGAGCGAGTGTTTGAATTGCTTTGTAAACGCTACCCCGAAGCCGACATTTTCACATCCTTGTATGATCCTCAAAAAACAATTGATCTGGGTGAACGTTTAGTTAAAACAACTTTCTTACAAAATATTCCCGGTGCTGCCAAGTATTTTCGTGTGATGGCTCCTCTTTACTTTCCTGCCTTTCGAGCCTTAAATTTAGAAGACTACGATTTAATTATCAGTAGTAGTACAAGTTTTGCCAAAGCAGTGCGTAAAAAACCACAGGCAAAGCACATTTGTTTCTGTCATAATGTCACTCGTTTCCTATGGGATACAGAAACTTATTTAAGGGAGTATGGAGACTATCGCTATTTTGCCCCCTTAATTGAAAAAATATTTGCAATGATGAGAAATGTAGACTTGAAATATTCTCAAGAACCAGACCTCTACATTGCTAATTCCAGCGTTGTTGCCCGTCGCATTCAGAAAATTTACGGCAAACAAGCAATTGTGATTAACTATCCAATTGATACAAATCAGTTTGTTTTTTCTAATACTAAGGATGAATACTACTTGGCATCGGCGCGGATGATAAGTTATAAACGTCTTGATATAATAGTCGAGGCTTTTAATTGGTTAGGGTGGAATTTATTAATATCAGGTGACGGACCCGAACTAGAAAGGTTAAAATCGAAAGCATTAGGCAATATTGAATTTTTAGGTCACGTTACTGATAGCAAACGTAAAGACTTATTTTCTAGTGCTAAGTCGATTATTGTTGCAGCTTTAGAAGACTATGGATTAGTTCCAGTAGAAGCAAATGCTAGTGGAACTCCAGTGATTGCCTATGGAGCCGGTGGGGTATTAGATACTCAGATACCTGGTAAAACTGGAGTTTTTTTTAAGAGACAAACACCTGATTCTCTACAAGCCGCATTATTAGAAGCTAGAGGCATATCTTGGAATTACGAAAATATTCGTAATCATGCCGTAAACAATTTTTCAGAACAAGCATTCTTCTCTAAAGTTGAGGATATTCTTGTTCAATTTGCTGGTGTGCATCACTCATTTATTTAA
- a CDS encoding GumC family protein, whose protein sequence is MVQTSLNPQITPVADQEPGYGQMFAVLLRRMPWVVLVFLSSTALAGIITLKTKPTFQSTMQLLVEPNYQGKKEGVDPVERQFTDTNVVVDTATQLNLMRSSGLIQKAVDKLKSEYPNITVEEVKKSLVLTQIKTPEDNIATKIFQVDYSDGDPEKTQKVLTAIRQVYVEYNKQQQDIRLKRGLQVIREQLRKANDEVNASEANLQRFRRNQNLINPELQAKAIEESLNNIQKERQITRSQYEEAVAKQRSLQEQLNRSPQNALVSSRLSQSTRYQGLLNEIQKTELALAQERLRFTDDTPGVQKLQEQLNSQKELLQKEVSRTLGRQSSSAFSFGDNLLEQGQLGEIDLNLTGELVETQTNIVSLSARDQTLAEKEKELRAQLKRFPSLLAYYNRILPQLEFSRERMEQLLRAEQQLRQELAKGGFNWEVVEEPQRGIQLGPNLKQNLLLGAVVGFILGGVAAFIREASDDSVHTTAELEKQVALPLLGTTPKLPPAKPKESIIKLPFGKPEVLAPWTIQVLQSPPRWESLDLIYKNIELLHNVSELKSLMVTSALPDEGKSAFTLGLAMSAARLHKKVLLIDANLRDPSLHKQLNLPNEQGLSTLLASDVPLPHNIGISYSGSSYIDILTAGPIPVDPAHLLSSPRMMELMAAFEENYDLVLIDAPSVIGMVDAIITASSCRSVVMVASIGRVTRNHLAQATAMLSKLNLIGVVANGVSNSDSTYVPYVKQQQLVLKEFVEK, encoded by the coding sequence GTGGTTCAAACTAGTCTAAATCCCCAGATCACTCCAGTAGCAGATCAAGAACCAGGTTATGGACAAATGTTTGCTGTTTTGCTCAGGAGAATGCCCTGGGTTGTGTTAGTATTTCTGAGTTCTACGGCACTGGCAGGAATCATAACTTTAAAGACCAAGCCCACCTTCCAAAGCACAATGCAACTGTTAGTAGAACCTAACTATCAAGGCAAAAAAGAAGGAGTAGACCCAGTAGAACGTCAGTTTACAGATACTAACGTTGTGGTTGATACTGCGACACAATTGAATTTGATGCGGAGTTCTGGACTAATCCAAAAAGCAGTTGATAAACTCAAGTCTGAATATCCAAATATCACAGTAGAGGAAGTTAAAAAATCCTTAGTCTTAACTCAAATCAAAACTCCAGAAGATAATATCGCTACTAAAATTTTTCAAGTTGACTATAGTGATGGTGATCCAGAAAAAACGCAAAAAGTGCTAACTGCCATTCGGCAAGTTTATGTTGAATATAACAAACAACAGCAGGATATACGTTTAAAAAGAGGTCTGCAAGTTATTAGAGAGCAGTTGCGAAAAGCTAATGATGAGGTGAACGCATCGGAAGCCAATTTGCAACGATTTCGGAGAAACCAGAATTTAATTAATCCAGAATTGCAGGCCAAAGCAATTGAAGAATCCTTAAATAATATTCAGAAAGAGCGACAAATAACTCGTTCTCAATATGAAGAAGCTGTGGCCAAGCAGAGGTCTTTGCAGGAACAGTTGAATCGTTCTCCTCAGAATGCCTTGGTTTCCTCCCGTCTCAGTCAGTCTACACGTTATCAAGGCTTACTCAACGAAATCCAAAAAACAGAACTAGCTTTAGCACAGGAACGCTTACGTTTTACCGATGATACTCCCGGTGTGCAGAAGCTCCAAGAACAATTGAACAGTCAAAAAGAACTTTTGCAAAAAGAAGTTAGTAGAACTTTAGGTAGACAGTCTAGCAGTGCATTCAGTTTTGGAGACAATCTGCTAGAACAAGGCCAACTGGGAGAAATTGACCTTAACCTCACAGGTGAATTAGTAGAAACTCAAACCAATATAGTTTCTTTAAGCGCCCGTGATCAAACTTTGGCAGAAAAAGAGAAAGAACTAAGAGCGCAACTAAAAAGGTTTCCTTCTCTCTTAGCTTATTACAATCGCATACTTCCCCAATTAGAATTTAGTCGGGAAAGAATGGAACAATTGTTGAGGGCAGAACAACAATTGCGCCAAGAACTTGCCAAAGGTGGCTTTAATTGGGAAGTGGTGGAAGAACCACAAAGAGGCATACAATTAGGACCAAATCTCAAACAAAATCTTTTGTTGGGCGCAGTAGTGGGATTTATTTTAGGGGGTGTTGCAGCCTTTATTCGAGAAGCATCGGATGATTCTGTACACACTACTGCTGAATTAGAAAAACAAGTTGCTCTACCTTTATTGGGAACAACTCCCAAATTGCCACCAGCTAAACCGAAAGAATCTATTATCAAATTGCCTTTTGGTAAACCTGAAGTTCTTGCCCCTTGGACAATTCAAGTCTTACAATCTCCACCACGTTGGGAATCACTAGACTTGATTTATAAAAATATCGAACTTCTCCACAATGTCTCTGAATTAAAATCTTTGATGGTGACATCAGCATTGCCAGATGAAGGTAAGTCAGCTTTCACTTTAGGTTTAGCTATGAGTGCGGCTAGGTTACACAAAAAGGTGCTTTTAATTGATGCTAACTTACGAGATCCTAGCTTGCACAAACAGTTGAATCTTCCTAATGAACAAGGGTTGTCAACTTTATTAGCCAGTGATGTTCCCCTTCCCCATAACATCGGAATTTCATACTCAGGTTCATCTTATATCGACATTTTAACTGCTGGTCCTATACCTGTAGATCCGGCTCATCTTTTAAGTTCTCCACGCATGATGGAACTGATGGCTGCATTTGAAGAAAACTATGATTTGGTACTCATAGATGCTCCTTCAGTTATCGGTATGGTAGATGCGATTATCACAGCCTCATCTTGTCGGAGTGTGGTTATGGTAGCCAGCATTGGTAGAGTGACACGCAACCATTTAGCCCAAGCTACAGCAATGTTGAGCAAGTTAAATCTGATTGGGGTTGTGGCTAATGGAGTATCTAATTCTGATAGCACTTATGTTCCTTATGTCAAACAACAACAATTAGTGCTAAAAGAATTTGTGGAAAAATAG
- the hepC gene encoding heterocyst development glycosyltransferase HepC produces the protein MITSIVPSLQEHSTISQSSPKNYQLQYCTLQWRMGQLLVKSSVNLQQPYLPALDNEQLLVECLKHSPVNLVTIDPQLGNAALKFWANACKKAQKPIYISPSSMNQFTKQSYQLFRVIQRITDWLLALILLLLVSPLMLGLTILLWLQSPEFIFSYEWQIGERGKLFQSLKFCTRGKQNISFLGVLMRKYGLDNLPKLFNVLRGDMSLIGSRCWALTDAVHLSLENAEQLNQLSVITNRC, from the coding sequence ATGATAACTTCAATTGTTCCTAGTTTACAAGAACACAGCACCATATCACAGTCGTCCCCAAAAAATTATCAATTACAATACTGCACACTTCAGTGGCGTATGGGTCAGCTATTGGTGAAGTCTTCTGTGAATTTACAACAACCATATTTACCTGCTCTAGATAACGAACAATTATTAGTAGAGTGTTTAAAACATTCTCCTGTTAATTTAGTAACCATAGATCCACAACTAGGTAATGCTGCATTAAAATTTTGGGCAAATGCTTGTAAAAAAGCTCAAAAACCAATATATATAAGCCCATCATCTATGAACCAATTCACAAAACAAAGTTATCAATTATTCAGGGTAATCCAAAGAATAACTGATTGGCTTTTGGCGTTAATTTTGTTGCTATTGGTTAGTCCTTTAATGCTGGGATTAACTATACTGTTGTGGTTACAATCCCCAGAATTTATTTTTTCTTATGAGTGGCAGATTGGTGAGCGGGGTAAACTATTTCAATCGCTCAAGTTTTGTACAAGGGGAAAACAGAACATCTCGTTTTTAGGGGTTTTAATGCGTAAATATGGTCTGGATAATTTACCTAAGTTATTCAATGTACTGCGTGGGGATATGAGTTTGATTGGCTCTCGTTGCTGGGCTTTAACAGATGCAGTCCACCTGAGTTTAGAAAATGCAGAACAACTAAATCAGCTATCAGTCATTACTAATAGATGCTGA
- the hepA gene encoding heterocyst formation ABC transporter subunit HepA: protein MKSHFFNPLRYFLKTTKFWQENHLILREFKHFRKVTILALVFTFLAATFEGISIGFLLSFLQNLTNPNAAPIQIGIDWFDQWILGVNTSAISRLYRVSCLILLSTWMRAAFNYFSQIYTEFCQLYLGDRLRKQIFEQLQSLSLSYFSTTRSGEIVNTITTEIEKIKQGFSGGAFLFTRGLTVVVYFITMLLLSWQLTLIAILLFTLLAVGLSNLNARVRESSFGTSVANGNFTSIAIEFINGIRTVHASGTQELERQRYYKASNQIVSSSTKVILIWTLVKPIAESAATTVLIGMIILAFSSFVVNGTLQVSSLLTFFFVLFRLVPFIQDINGTRAFLSTLQGSADNIKNLLKREDKTYFENGTIQFTGLKRSIDLVSVNFGYSQNQQVLHDITLTIEKGKMTALVGASGAGKTTVADLIPRFYDPTDGYIYVDEIDVRQFEINSLRRKIAVVSQDTFIFNTSVWNNIAYGTPEATETKIREAARLANAEEFILEMPEGFDTELGDRGVRLSGGQRQRLAIARALLRNPEILILDEATSALDSVSERLIQDSLEKLSVGRTVIAIAHRLSTIAKADKVVVLEQGRIVEQGQYQELLEQKGKLWQYHQMQYQMAASEKI from the coding sequence ATGAAATCTCATTTTTTTAATCCGCTTCGGTATTTTCTGAAAACTACTAAATTCTGGCAGGAAAATCATTTAATTTTACGAGAGTTTAAACACTTTCGTAAGGTGACTATACTTGCCTTAGTCTTTACATTTTTAGCAGCAACTTTTGAAGGTATAAGTATTGGCTTCTTACTCTCATTTTTGCAAAATTTAACTAATCCTAATGCTGCACCCATTCAAATAGGAATAGATTGGTTTGACCAGTGGATCTTAGGAGTTAATACCTCAGCAATTAGCAGATTATATCGTGTATCTTGTCTGATTTTGTTGAGTACGTGGATGCGTGCTGCTTTTAACTATTTCTCTCAAATATACACTGAATTTTGTCAATTATATCTTGGAGACAGGTTAAGAAAACAAATTTTTGAACAGTTGCAATCTTTGTCTCTGAGTTACTTTAGTACCACTCGTTCTGGGGAAATAGTGAACACCATTACCACAGAAATTGAGAAGATTAAACAGGGTTTTAGTGGTGGAGCATTTTTATTTACTAGAGGTTTGACAGTTGTTGTCTACTTCATTACAATGCTTTTACTTTCATGGCAGCTAACCCTAATTGCCATATTATTATTTACTCTGTTAGCTGTTGGGTTATCAAATCTCAATGCTAGAGTGCGAGAATCCAGTTTTGGTACTTCAGTTGCGAATGGTAATTTTACATCAATAGCCATAGAATTTATTAATGGTATTCGCACGGTTCATGCTTCTGGTACTCAGGAATTAGAGCGTCAGCGTTACTACAAAGCTAGTAATCAAATAGTCAGCAGTTCAACTAAAGTTATTCTGATTTGGACATTAGTAAAACCCATTGCCGAAAGTGCAGCTACCACTGTGCTGATAGGTATGATTATTTTGGCTTTTAGTAGCTTTGTGGTGAATGGAACTTTACAAGTTAGTTCTTTGTTGACATTTTTCTTTGTACTGTTTCGTCTTGTACCGTTCATTCAAGATATTAATGGCACAAGAGCTTTTCTTAGCACTCTCCAAGGTTCGGCCGACAATATTAAAAACTTGTTGAAACGAGAGGATAAAACCTACTTTGAAAACGGGACAATTCAATTTACAGGTTTGAAAAGATCAATTGATTTAGTATCTGTAAATTTTGGCTATAGTCAAAATCAACAAGTGCTGCATGATATTACCTTAACAATTGAAAAAGGTAAAATGACAGCGTTAGTGGGTGCTTCTGGTGCTGGTAAAACCACAGTTGCCGATTTAATTCCTCGCTTTTATGATCCTACCGATGGCTATATTTACGTTGATGAAATTGATGTGCGGCAATTTGAAATTAACTCTCTACGTCGCAAGATAGCTGTTGTTAGCCAGGATACTTTTATTTTCAATACTTCTGTGTGGAATAATATTGCTTACGGTACACCAGAAGCAACAGAGACAAAAATTCGAGAAGCTGCGCGACTGGCAAATGCAGAAGAATTTATTTTAGAAATGCCAGAAGGGTTTGATACAGAATTGGGAGATAGAGGTGTACGGTTATCTGGTGGACAAAGACAGCGACTTGCTATTGCTCGTGCATTGTTACGTAATCCAGAAATTTTGATTTTGGATGAAGCTACAAGTGCTTTAGATTCTGTATCTGAAAGATTAATTCAGGATTCATTAGAAAAGCTTTCTGTGGGTAGAACTGTAATTGCGATCGCTCACCGTCTTTCTACTATTGCTAAAGCCGATAAAGTTGTAGTTTTAGAACAGGGAAGAATTGTTGAACAAGGTCAATATCAGGAACTTTTAGAACAAAAAGGTAAGCTTTGGCAATATCACCAAATGCAGTATCAAATGGCTGCTAGTGAGAAAATTTAG
- a CDS encoding glycosyltransferase family 4 protein — MKITLTCNTSLGTGGQGVCLENAALGLNKLGDLTIFCSGLTVPKTDFTVYPVGNSPWSKRLLSTPILRRRNDWAVLLSDLYFDQQVSKKLKSYPCDLIMGVAGQTNLAFKAAKAQGAKAWLYCLNNYLPFMQQQIQQELDFLSDPTVATMNPQMLKRFAEECQQADLIIVLSEVAKQTFIQAGFAPEKIKVLTPFVDTQRFHQTVKNDQVFRVLYVGTIEPRKGLPYLVQAFLQADIPNSELLIVGGASTRGLRQFMTEVLNKHSNIKQEFWNFSQDDPTEVFGKSSVLVLPSVEDGFGLVALEAMACGLPAIVTSNCGAADVVNHGINGFISPPRDVQTMANQLRFLAENESIRREMGKVARIHSQQYNQALYQHQLKEIFLEKDLITPIFN, encoded by the coding sequence ATGAAAATCACACTTACTTGTAATACAAGTTTAGGCACTGGTGGACAAGGTGTTTGTTTAGAGAATGCTGCATTAGGTTTAAATAAACTAGGAGATTTAACTATATTTTGTAGTGGCTTAACAGTGCCAAAAACCGATTTCACTGTATATCCTGTAGGTAATTCTCCTTGGAGTAAAAGATTATTAAGTACCCCCATTTTGCGTCGTCGTAATGATTGGGCTGTATTGCTAAGTGACTTATATTTTGATCAACAGGTAAGTAAAAAATTAAAATCATACCCCTGTGATTTAATTATGGGAGTAGCTGGACAAACTAACTTAGCATTTAAAGCAGCTAAAGCTCAAGGTGCAAAAGCTTGGTTATATTGTTTAAATAATTATCTGCCTTTTATGCAGCAGCAAATTCAGCAAGAATTAGATTTTTTATCTGATCCTACTGTAGCAACCATGAATCCTCAAATGCTCAAGAGATTTGCTGAAGAATGTCAGCAAGCAGATTTAATTATCGTTTTATCTGAAGTTGCTAAACAAACATTTATTCAAGCCGGATTCGCACCAGAAAAAATTAAGGTTCTCACTCCTTTTGTTGACACTCAAAGATTTCATCAAACTGTGAAAAATGATCAAGTTTTTCGAGTGCTTTATGTAGGAACTATTGAACCCAGAAAAGGATTGCCTTATTTAGTTCAGGCTTTTTTACAAGCTGATATCCCCAACTCAGAATTATTGATTGTTGGTGGTGCTTCTACTCGTGGATTAAGACAATTTATGACAGAAGTATTAAACAAACATAGCAATATTAAACAAGAATTTTGGAATTTTAGTCAAGATGATCCTACTGAAGTTTTTGGTAAATCTTCGGTTCTGGTTTTACCTTCTGTAGAAGATGGTTTTGGTTTGGTTGCACTAGAAGCAATGGCTTGTGGATTACCTGCAATTGTAACTTCTAATTGTGGTGCAGCGGATGTGGTAAATCATGGCATAAATGGCTTTATTTCTCCTCCTAGAGATGTACAAACTATGGCTAATCAATTGAGATTTTTAGCAGAAAATGAATCCATCAGAAGAGAAATGGGAAAAGTTGCGAGAATACATTCACAACAATATAATCAGGCACTTTATCAACATCAATTAAAGGAAATATTTTTAGAAAAAGATTTAATTACACCAATTTTCAACTAA
- a CDS encoding glycosyltransferase family 4 protein, whose product MKKEQLMLTIHENITDQEKIYHCSGVDIRGNGGMETYISSLINFPMHGVIKNHSNSVKDLDQSQCKLLHLHDPEFLLELTGECPAVFTLHNHCTYCPSGTKYLADRQKQCDRNMHPLGCAWGHLVDGCGSRRPQKMFDNLRNTYNFLSTAKKVNIPVIANSNYVREQIINNGLSPDQVITLHCGVQQPIYPTASLTPEIHQNQRILFVGRIVPDKGIEWLLKALAKTNSQIHLDIAGEGWIKSKMEKLAQKMGLTNRITWHGWCNKEKLKTLYEQCLAVVFPSLWPEPAGLVTLEAYAHYRPIIASGVGGIPEYVQDGKTGILVPANHIQKLADAINQLATNYHQSRAMGEQGQAWFQQEFTLDIHIQRLETIYAKTIADFSLKTSINEKITNLNYDYKYSNIRTSD is encoded by the coding sequence ATGAAAAAAGAACAACTCATGTTAACCATACATGAAAACATAACTGATCAGGAAAAAATATATCACTGTTCTGGTGTTGATATCCGAGGAAACGGAGGGATGGAAACTTACATATCTTCCTTGATCAATTTTCCCATGCATGGAGTGATCAAGAACCATAGTAATTCTGTTAAGGATTTAGACCAAAGTCAATGTAAGTTACTCCACCTTCATGATCCAGAATTTTTATTAGAATTAACTGGGGAATGTCCAGCAGTATTTACACTGCATAATCATTGTACCTACTGTCCCAGTGGTACAAAATATTTAGCCGATCGCCAAAAACAATGCGATCGCAATATGCACCCATTAGGTTGTGCTTGGGGACATTTGGTAGATGGTTGTGGTAGTCGCAGACCACAAAAAATGTTTGACAATTTGCGGAATACCTATAATTTTCTCAGCACTGCCAAAAAAGTCAACATTCCTGTAATTGCTAATAGTAATTATGTACGAGAGCAAATTATTAATAATGGTTTATCACCCGACCAAGTAATTACACTTCACTGCGGTGTCCAACAACCTATATATCCCACAGCATCTTTAACTCCAGAAATTCATCAAAATCAGCGCATTTTGTTTGTGGGTCGCATTGTCCCCGACAAGGGAATTGAATGGTTACTGAAAGCTTTAGCCAAAACTAATTCGCAAATTCATCTTGATATTGCAGGTGAAGGTTGGATAAAAAGTAAGATGGAAAAATTAGCCCAAAAAATGGGTTTAACTAATCGTATTACTTGGCATGGTTGGTGTAATAAAGAAAAACTAAAAACACTTTATGAGCAGTGTTTAGCTGTGGTTTTTCCTAGTCTGTGGCCTGAACCTGCCGGCTTAGTCACTTTAGAAGCTTATGCCCATTATCGTCCGATCATTGCTAGTGGTGTTGGTGGAATTCCTGAATATGTGCAAGATGGTAAAACCGGAATCCTCGTACCAGCTAATCATATACAAAAATTAGCAGATGCCATCAACCAACTAGCTACAAATTACCATCAAAGTCGAGCCATGGGCGAACAAGGACAAGCTTGGTTTCAACAAGAATTTACTCTGGATATTCACATTCAGAGATTAGAAACAATTTACGCCAAAACTATCGCTGATTTTAGCTTAAAAACTAGCATAAATGAAAAAATAACTAACCTGAATTATGACTATAAATATTCAAATATCCGAACCTCTGATTAG